In one window of Legionella fallonii LLAP-10 DNA:
- the glmM gene encoding phosphoglucosamine mutase: protein MSQRKYFGTDGIRGHVGLSSINPEFVLKLGWAVGKVLANGHRKKVVIGKDTRVSGYMLESALEAGLSAAGVDVALLGPMPTPGIAYLTQTLRANAGIVISASHNLFEDNGIKFFSADGGKLPDSVELAIEAELEKQLETVASGKLGKATRINDAAGRYVEFCKSTIPSMTRLSGLKIVVDCANGATYHIAPNVFAELGADVISIGNKPDGFNINKDCGSTSPELLRHKVISTKADIGIGLDGDGDRLVLVDAQGNLVDGDKILYVIAKDRQQRGVLHGGVVGTLMSNYGLELAIASLGVPFLRTRVGDRYVLEALREKDWKIGGETSGHIVCLDKTTTGDGIVAALQVLSIMVKQDKSLQQLTQGITLLPQSLVNLKTDRASVLASNSLVIDAVKTLEDSLRGEGRVLLRPSGTEPLLRVMVEGINESAVKQQAQKLCEDIRLIDMQLNETRQSA from the coding sequence ATGAGTCAACGTAAATATTTCGGCACTGATGGTATTCGCGGGCACGTTGGACTGTCCAGTATTAATCCTGAATTTGTTTTAAAATTGGGTTGGGCAGTAGGAAAGGTGTTAGCGAATGGACATAGGAAAAAAGTAGTAATAGGTAAGGATACTCGGGTATCAGGGTATATGCTTGAGTCTGCTTTAGAGGCTGGATTATCTGCTGCAGGCGTCGATGTGGCATTACTGGGTCCTATGCCTACTCCAGGTATTGCGTATTTAACACAAACCCTCAGGGCTAATGCGGGTATAGTCATTAGTGCATCTCATAATTTATTTGAAGATAATGGAATTAAATTTTTCTCTGCTGATGGCGGTAAATTGCCTGATAGTGTTGAGCTGGCAATTGAAGCAGAACTTGAAAAACAGTTAGAAACGGTAGCCTCAGGTAAATTAGGTAAAGCTACACGTATCAATGATGCCGCGGGGCGTTATGTCGAGTTTTGCAAATCGACTATTCCTTCTATGACTCGACTCTCCGGTTTAAAAATTGTAGTAGATTGCGCTAATGGCGCTACGTACCACATTGCTCCTAATGTCTTTGCAGAGCTCGGGGCGGATGTTATTTCTATAGGAAACAAGCCCGATGGCTTTAATATTAATAAAGACTGCGGCTCAACCTCACCTGAATTATTAAGACATAAAGTAATTAGTACAAAAGCAGATATTGGTATTGGCCTAGATGGTGATGGAGACAGACTCGTTTTAGTTGATGCACAAGGTAATCTTGTTGATGGAGACAAGATTCTTTATGTCATTGCTAAGGACCGCCAACAAAGAGGAGTATTGCATGGAGGTGTTGTTGGTACTTTAATGAGTAATTATGGTCTGGAATTAGCTATTGCTTCTTTAGGCGTCCCTTTTCTACGTACACGAGTGGGGGACCGATATGTTTTAGAAGCGTTGCGTGAAAAGGATTGGAAAATTGGAGGCGAGACATCTGGGCATATTGTGTGTTTAGATAAAACAACTACGGGTGACGGTATTGTTGCCGCATTACAAGTGCTCTCCATCATGGTCAAACAAGACAAGAGTTTGCAGCAATTAACGCAAGGAATCACTTTATTACCACAGTCTTTAGTAAATTTAAAAACAGATCGAGCTTCTGTCTTAGCATCTAATTCTCTGGTAATCGATGCCGTTAAAACATTGGAAGATAGCCTGAGAGGTGAAGGTCGAGTGTTACTTAGACCTTCTGGAACTGAGCCTTTATTAAGAGTGATGGTAGAAGGAATTAATGAGTCTGCTGTGAAACAACAGGCTCAAAAATTATGTGAGGATATTCGTCTCATTGATATGCAATTAAATGAAACAAGGCAGTCTGCTTAA
- the folP gene encoding dihydropteroate synthase, translating to MNSDQFVDWLGRQNQSELHNTFEKPLIMGVLNVTSDSFFDGGKFLSVNRACEHAFHLIAQGADIIDIGGESTKPGVLPAPLDLELSRVIPVIEQIRAHSDICISIDTYKPETMAAAVYAGANIINDIYALRQEGALSVAAKAGVPVCLMHMQGQPHNMQENPQYANGVIEDLKQFFTERINACEQAGIDKKRLILDPGFGFGKLVGHNLQIIYNIEQLRDLQLPLLLGVSRKSTIGAVLDKKVSDRLIGSLSIAVYAALKGVGILRTHDVDETRQALDMIDAICQSG from the coding sequence GTGAATTCCGATCAATTTGTCGACTGGTTAGGACGTCAAAATCAGTCTGAACTACACAATACTTTTGAAAAGCCGTTAATTATGGGAGTACTGAATGTCACTTCAGACTCCTTTTTTGATGGCGGGAAGTTTTTGTCTGTGAATAGAGCATGTGAACATGCTTTTCACCTAATTGCTCAAGGTGCGGATATCATTGATATTGGCGGTGAGTCAACTAAGCCAGGCGTACTACCGGCGCCTTTGGATCTTGAGTTGAGCAGGGTAATACCCGTTATAGAACAAATTCGTGCGCACTCTGATATTTGTATTTCCATTGATACGTATAAACCTGAAACAATGGCGGCTGCTGTTTATGCTGGGGCAAATATTATCAATGATATTTATGCCTTACGACAAGAAGGTGCTTTGTCTGTGGCAGCAAAGGCAGGAGTCCCTGTTTGTCTTATGCACATGCAAGGACAACCTCACAATATGCAAGAAAACCCTCAATACGCGAATGGTGTCATAGAGGATTTAAAACAGTTTTTTACCGAACGTATTAATGCTTGTGAACAGGCCGGCATAGATAAAAAGCGCTTGATATTGGATCCCGGCTTTGGTTTTGGGAAATTAGTAGGGCATAATTTGCAAATAATTTATAATATTGAGCAATTAAGAGACTTGCAATTACCCCTTCTTTTAGGTGTATCACGTAAAAGTACTATAGGGGCGGTATTAGACAAAAAAGTGAGCGATCGATTAATTGGAAGCCTTAGTATAGCCGTATATGCGGCTCTAAAAGGCGTGGGAATTCTTCGCACACACGATGTTGATGAAACACGCCAAGCTTTAGATATGATTGACGCAATTTGTCAATCAGGTTAA
- the ftsH gene encoding ATP-dependent zinc metalloprotease FtsH codes for MVKNLFLWLIIAIVLVSVFSNFGPRNSVAEKVSYSQFLKEVDQGMVNSVTIEDNKIIKGITKNNKRFVTYMPMQDNALLGELLKGKVDVSGQEKQQESFLLHLFINWFPMLLLIGVWVFFMRQMQGGGGRGAMSFGRSRARLLGEDQVKVTFADVAGVDEAKDEVKELVDFLRDPTKFQNLGGRIPRGVLLVGSPGTGKTLLARAVAGEAKVPFFTISGSDFVEMFVGVGASRVRDMFEQAKKHAPCIIFIDEIDAVGRHRGAGLGGGHDEREQTLNQLLVEMDGFEGSEGVIVVAATNRPDVLDPALLRPGRFDRQVVVPLPDIRGREQILRVHLQKVPVDNNVDVMAIARGTPGFSGADLSNLVNEAALFSARSNKRKVGMLELDKAKDKIMMGAERRSMVMDENEKKLTAYHEAGHAIVGLSVPEHDPVYKVSIIPRGRALGVTMFLPEQDRYSHSKRRLESQLSSLFGGRIAEELIFGLESVTTGASNDIMRSTEIARKMVTTWGLSALGPLTFGEEEEEVFIGRSMNKHKEMSDRTAQQIDDEVRAIIDRNYQRAKEILVANMDTLHLMAESLIKYETIDSKQIQEIMSGKEPSPPEDWGSSKPLEKTDAVNNAPAKIVSNETIENPAEEH; via the coding sequence ATGGTTAAGAATTTATTTTTATGGCTGATTATAGCGATTGTTCTCGTCTCTGTTTTCAGTAATTTTGGCCCGCGTAACTCAGTTGCTGAGAAAGTTTCCTACAGCCAATTTTTGAAAGAAGTAGATCAAGGAATGGTGAACTCAGTTACGATCGAGGATAACAAAATCATTAAAGGCATCACGAAGAATAATAAACGTTTCGTGACTTATATGCCCATGCAAGATAACGCTTTACTAGGTGAATTGCTGAAAGGTAAAGTGGATGTCAGCGGTCAAGAAAAACAGCAAGAAAGTTTCCTCTTACATTTGTTCATCAATTGGTTCCCAATGTTGCTGTTAATTGGTGTTTGGGTATTTTTTATGCGCCAAATGCAAGGTGGCGGCGGCAGAGGGGCAATGTCTTTTGGACGTTCACGCGCACGCTTGTTGGGTGAAGATCAAGTTAAAGTAACTTTTGCCGATGTTGCTGGTGTTGATGAAGCTAAAGATGAAGTTAAGGAGTTAGTTGACTTTCTACGCGATCCTACCAAATTCCAAAATTTAGGGGGACGAATTCCGCGAGGCGTATTGTTAGTTGGTTCTCCAGGAACCGGTAAAACTTTATTAGCTAGGGCTGTTGCCGGTGAAGCTAAAGTTCCTTTCTTTACTATCTCTGGTTCTGACTTTGTTGAAATGTTTGTTGGCGTTGGGGCATCACGTGTTCGCGATATGTTTGAGCAAGCTAAAAAACATGCTCCTTGCATCATTTTTATAGATGAGATTGACGCAGTAGGTAGACATAGAGGCGCTGGGCTTGGCGGTGGCCATGACGAACGAGAACAAACTCTTAACCAATTATTAGTAGAAATGGACGGTTTTGAAGGCAGTGAAGGTGTAATTGTTGTTGCCGCAACGAACCGTCCTGATGTTTTAGATCCCGCATTACTCCGTCCAGGTCGCTTCGACCGTCAAGTTGTGGTGCCATTGCCTGATATTAGGGGCCGTGAGCAAATTTTAAGAGTGCATTTACAAAAAGTTCCTGTTGATAATAATGTAGATGTTATGGCTATTGCTCGTGGTACTCCTGGATTTTCTGGGGCTGACTTATCGAACTTGGTTAATGAGGCCGCTTTATTTTCAGCTAGATCCAATAAGCGCAAGGTTGGTATGTTGGAGCTGGATAAAGCTAAAGATAAAATTATGATGGGAGCAGAAAGACGTTCCATGGTGATGGATGAAAACGAGAAAAAATTAACTGCGTATCATGAAGCAGGCCATGCTATCGTTGGATTAAGCGTACCTGAACATGATCCTGTATATAAAGTTTCTATCATTCCTCGCGGTCGTGCACTTGGTGTGACCATGTTTTTACCTGAGCAAGACAGATACAGTCACAGTAAACGTCGCTTAGAAAGTCAATTATCCAGTTTATTTGGTGGTCGAATTGCTGAGGAGCTTATTTTTGGTCTCGAAAGCGTTACTACTGGAGCATCTAATGACATTATGCGTTCTACTGAGATCGCACGCAAAATGGTTACTACCTGGGGGTTATCTGCTTTAGGGCCATTAACCTTTGGTGAAGAAGAGGAAGAGGTATTCATCGGCCGTTCGATGAATAAACATAAGGAAATGTCAGATAGGACAGCACAACAAATTGATGACGAAGTTAGGGCTATCATTGATAGAAACTATCAAAGAGCTAAAGAAATTTTGGTAGCCAATATGGATACATTACACTTAATGGCGGAAAGCTTAATTAAGTATGAAACTATTGATTCCAAACAAATACAGGAAATTATGTCTGGTAAAGAACCTTCTCCTCCTGAGGACTGGGGCTCTTCTAAACCTTTGGAAAAGACTGATGCTGTCAATAATGCACCGGCTAAAATCGTTAGTAACGAGACTATAGAAAATCCTGCCGAAGAGCACTAA